GTACAATTTGGCATTTGATTAagtactttgcagtatttatatTTGCGAGTAATTCTGAATCATACAGCGGCGTCAAATTAAACCTGTTTAGTCGAAGCTGGGTATAGTGGCTTATGTTGACTCTAATGAGAGACACGAATTTATCTTACGAAAACTGaagggttggcagaatcgttatcgcaccGGGCAAAATCCTTaaaagcatttcttccgactttacgttctgagttcgaataccaccggggccaactttgcctttcatcctttcgaggttgataaaataagtaccagttgagcactggagtcgatatgatcgactcaCCAGCcccgtaattgctggccttgtgtcaaaatttgaaaccaatatataagcaAGAACATAACTTAAGCACCTCTTTTTGCTCACGGCTCACAAAATTCGAAGCTCATGGAAGTATAAATGTTATCAGTAAGACATGCAGTTATAGAAGACAAAACACTAAAGAACTCAACGCAAAGGTAAAATACTATTTCAGATGTTCTAAGTACTTTCGTGTTTTGTTTTAACTGTAAAAGTAATTACTATTTATAAGTTACGGTGATATTTCCGCAATATTCATCAATATAAAGTAAAACTTACACTCTTCTATTCTTTCTTCAAGTAAACCAATTTGTTGTCTCATAGATCGGATCATTCGCTCCACCGACTTCAACGATTTATCGGTGATTTCAACTGGTTCCCAGTCGACAGGTATTTTCTCTTTTATCGTTTCTGCAGGTTTTTTCCtttcttgctgtttttgtttcataCATTGCTTTAAATTTTGGTAAAGTTCGGACACATTGTTATGTACTTCTATCTGGGAATATATGTTTAAAAagttatacatacaaattttGTCACACTTTTACCTTTGGGTCTCGGGGTAACGTACACACATTGCCAAATTTAGATTTTAGGCTTCcggggtacatacatatatacggtacAAACGAAAGTTAcccggtacacacacacatacatacatacatacatacatacatagccagtCGTAGACCTTGAAGTCTGGGGTTCTTTGGTTTTAGCAGGCTCTTCATACATAATAAGTAGGACTCTTGACAAATCACTAAGTTTACACATCAAAGTCCATTTATTGTATGTAATAGGAAatgacaaattatatatacacatataaaggttaaatgaaaaagaaaaaacgcaAGTTCAATAGGGCCGATCTAAGATTATCCGATTATAGTAGCAATTATCAAGAAAGGATTCACATGTGGGGAACCCTGTTATGAACAGATGAACTCAGCAACAAATACTAACGAAATAATCGTTAATCTTATTCTGTTGTCAACCCTTGCCTGCAACAATGAACTGTACCTAGACTTAGTACCAATTTTTAATGTGCGTTGAAGCAGTGAAAAAATTAAGTGCTTCTGGTACGAGCACAGAACAATTGAAACAGAGAGATACGAACTCGTCAAACTTTTATGATGTATAGACATGACCATGTTCTACTCATGTAAGATACTGAGAGCACAAGGTTTTCATAATTACACTTTGAGTGGGAGGAGAAGGGATAAGGGTTGTAAAGAGGGGAGTTGTGTAGGGAGGggattttgtgtatttttgtgtattcgtttgtgtgtgcgcacgtttgagtgtgcgtgtgtcaaTTAAGAGTGGGTTGGTGGAGATAATGGAGTTGCTAATGGTTGACaataaagggagagggagagagaaagaaagagaggagagagaaagagagaagagaagagagagagagagagagagagagtgagagagaaaactgACCCTTAGACACTGACCTTTTCCCTTTCTAGTACTACAACACGTCCACTCAGCTGTTTGTAATCGTCTTGCATCTGTTTGTATTCGAGCGAACACGTAAGACATactgaaacaaaacaagataaaaaggTATTGAATGAAGCTGTGTAACAAGCGTCTTGTTGGTACGTTTTTAAATAGTTAACACATGCGTATAATGTAATACTTCCTGTTTGTAAACCACCCTCTCATGTGATTGTGGagttcttttcattttccctctcccaccttctttttctttcttccttgtacTCCATATTTTAgttctttattatcatttttgagGATATAGAGTAGAGTTTCTTGAATAGAACTGACCACTAAAagctttattttagtttttgacTTTGTAGAAATATTTAGGCATTTAACTTAATCTTTCATTATGGAATTGGTAACATACGTACTCTTTATATACActtacacgaacatatatatatgtgtgtgtgtgtgtataagtgtgtacataAGTATTTATGCATACTCGTTGTAGTCAGTAATATATAGGAAATAAACAAAACtgcatattgtgtatataaaacaaaacaatcctaatcatgtattaatattttataaaccaCTTCACAGATTTTATCCTACGAAGTTGGTAACATCCATGTTTGAACAGAAGAAAGTGTCGTCGTTTGAAACCTCGACTGTTGTGACTGTTGTGATCCGAAGACAGTCTAAGTCTTCACTAATATCCACTAATTCTATTAATATTAATTCCATTCTGATTCATAAAATTACAATCACCATCAGCCTACTATCCCTAAGTGACCATCTTTATTTAAATCTTCATGTAATATGTCTAGGATAAACTTGTTTGTTACACTCATCTGTGTTCGAGATGTGCTCATTGGAGAATTTTAGGTTCTGAATTGCGAGCTAATGAAATTCTCTTCTGTTTCTAATTCTTAGAGCAGCGAACTCTACAATATCATGCAAATAGGGGGTGGGGGCCATATACGTAGCCGTTAGAAGTAATGATAGAATTTCCCTCCACTGAAATATTGCTGTCTGAAACAAGGACAGGCATAGTTGATGATGTAGTGctagatatattatgtctgaaaTAAAAATAGGCAGAATGGTTACGATTGGAATGTCTCTAATCACTGGTCAGTTGGAACAGGTTGGCTGCTGGCTAAGCAGCGTATACAAcaatcgccgccaccaccaccaccaccgccaccgctgccgccTGTTCACTAggctaattaataatataaacatcagTAAGATAGCAAAAATAAACCAACACGTATTACACAAATTGCGAAGATACAAATTTAGATTCAGGCACGAAAACAACAACTAGGCCAAAATCAACAGTAAATGGTTAACAtacaatgaaaagtaaaatttataaatgtgttttGAAACGGAAGGGAAAATATCGTTCTTCTTTGAACGTCGAATGTGTTTGAAGAAATGCATTTATACCAATTTATCGTACACTATTCCTTGAGTGTCGAGTTATTGTTCTTTTGAATGAGAATCACATGTGGTGCAAATGCATAAGGGCACAGATGTAATTCAAAAGAATATAacatactttttttatatatatagaaaattgtaTATCATGGCAGTTGCTAAAAGATTACGATCTAGTGATTTGTTTAAagaattcaattaaaaatttaacatttctctctAATAGTTTTTCTCCCAACAAATGATGTTGTTGAAGGCGTTGAAGGTTATGTCAAGTCGTACTACCCGAATATATCTCATTGTTTAAAGTTGCATAAATTGACAAAGCAAAATATAGATGTGGATACAGGATAGCAGGATCCTTTTCCATTGTATCTTCGTATGTTCAAGATTAAACCAATGAAAAAATTGGTAAGAATTAGCAATAACTTAGAACGGAGTGGCATAATGTTCTCGAAACGTCAATCCAAATTAATTGATGCGTTGTAGAAAGATAAGTCTATGGTAGCAATATCCAACCAAAAATTAACAATATTGATAAGCGTCTTCACTCCTTTAATTACATGTTTATAGAGAATAGCCACTAGGTAGCATCTGTAgcgtatataaaaaaatacgcTCAAggttaatatatttaagaaaataatgatatttaagaatataataGTGTTATATTCTTAAAATTGTCAAAACTGCATCATGATAAGTTTACTTCATGGCTAGTGTCTCAATTTTATCCATAAGTTGTCTTGCcgtatgaaattaaaatatatcttgtAAGAATATAAgtgatttttttctatctatagaagaaaaggattagttTTCACTTTCAGAATTAATCAGAGTGATTGCCTTTGCAAATTAAGTTTCTTCGGAGAAGTGGGTGTTGCCCACCACACGCATACTTAAAGCGCAAGTGACCAAGACGCAAAAaggtaaagaaggaaaaaaacggaCGTAAAATATGAAATCTTGTTTGAGATTATGgtataacaaaaatttaaaattcaatgaaaaaaaattagatgaTTCTACAAGTATGCATTAACTTTACTTCCAAAACTGAGGGCCCTGGATCAGAATGAAGATCACAAGGTATCTTTCAAATTAGTTGTTTATATCATGCGAGGTTTCATACATTGGTTACACAGGAGGAAAAATCAGCAGAGACAGCCACCTTTACCACTGAATTTCGGAATATTCATGAGCGAACTATGAACAACTTGCTCAGAACTAACCGTAATTTAGAAAGTTGGCATAATTTAATTACTTGTCAACGCCTCTCTGCCTTGAATTAATTGATGTATCGAAGAAAGTGGAAGCAATGACCACAAAGAAGGTGCTAAGGCATTTGCATTCTGGATAATTGTGTTCCGATCACATGCCTCTTGGTCACTGGTGTGCAAGCCAACATGCACATTTGAGATGCAAATTAcctatgtatatttgcatttggCCTACcagcgtttacacacacacgcacacacgtgcgcgtgcacgcacgcacgcacacgctcacagaTGATACTTACGTGTACATGAAAATCCATCACTCATTAATTTAAAACCGTCGTTACACGAACATTTGTAACTCCCATGAGTGTTTACGCAGTTATGCTGACATTTATGTTGTCCTGAAATACATTCGTTaacatctgaaaaataaaaaaacacgaaAATACCTAAGTCATATGCTAACAGGTATTATTAAAATGTCCACTGGTATACTTATGTATTGTGATGGATAGGCAAAATCGTTCGAACGGCGTTCAAAATACATCGCAGTATTGCTTCCGGctatttatgttctaagttcaaatcaagttgttcgcacacacacacacacacacacacacacacacacacacacacacacacacacacacacacacacacacacacactgaggacgTAAAATTCTTAGAAGCGGGTTACCAGGATATTGTGGTTTATTTCCTTCCTATGGACATTAATAGCGCAAGAGAAGTGCTTCTACTAGGAATCAATGCCCgtctgttttctgattggcttcTTACTTTATACTGCGTGCCATTAATCCATTTATTGTCTAAAAATATCAacgatttctttaaaataatctgAAGGATAATCCAGATTCTTTCATCAAATAATTGTGTGATTGGCACCAATATAAATCTGTTAAGCATTTAACTATATATGCTATTTAACAGTTTCATGTCGATCTATTTTGAAGTCTGTATGCTAACAACATTAGAGAGAATCATTCTGGGGGACCTCAGTGTTGATTGGAAACCCTGACTTGTTTCCAGTCAGGAAATCCCTTGTAAGTAACAACCGGAATTTCGGCTGCTCGAGTGATAACTTCCTCACTGATCTGTCCAACCAAATTTATTCTTGAGCGTATAATAAGTGATCCGATCTGAGATCAAGGACAGACAAGAGTGAATGACAGAAGAAACAGACAGAGGAGACCTAGTGATACGTTCAATTAGGTGAAGTTCAACAAGAGATGTTTCTTTATCAACCAAACTTGCAGTACGAAGTCTGCAACATAAGcaactgaaactgttgctaacTTAAAAATCTCACTATAGCAGGGAACACCCATattctgcctgcctgcctgcctgcctgcctgcctgcctgcctgcctgcctgcctgcctgcctgcctgcctgcctgtctgtctgtctgtctgtctctctctctctctctctctttctctctctctctctctctcatatacatatatagtcttaagataaaagaaaatatcttcgTGGCAATGTTTTTTACTAATTAGAAGACGACTGACGGCTCCTATGACTTGTAATACTTATTGACTATAGAGATCAATACAGTTATTTAGTTTAAGCGTAAAATTTTAAAACACGATTGACTTTATCTaatgaataaacaataaaaacgtGGAGAGGGAGGAATTCGCCAGGTAAAGAATCCATTCTGCCGAAGGCATGCGGGCCAGGACTCCAATAATCTGaggacatctctctctctctcttcaccagAATAGGAGGCTCTATAAAGAGCCATGAACACACTCTTAAAATTTTTACTTGTAAAGAACTAGTAGTTGATAAGCTGAAGGTCTGAAGAGAAGCTTAATCTTTGAGACGAAGAATAAGGAATTTTATACTTGAGATTGCAACGTAATGGGGACACATACTGTACATTATTTTAGTGTTTGTTGTAACTATTGCAAACAATGTTATTTAATATCAACTGAGATATAAGGCTTGTTGCTGTGTAAATTGTTCAGCATGCGCTAAAACGTGTGTTGGTAACATTCGATTCATAgacttcttcatatattttttacatttagttttatctcctatttaaaattaatttaaaactaataatttTCATATTGATTTATTAGAATATAATGATCCCGTAAAAAGTAACGATCgactatatacaaaatatagcaaAATTCGTTAATGAAATAGTTCTGTACTCGATGCAGGGGCGGTAATTCTGATTTATTCTAAGTATGAAAACCATCCCCGCCGcatagaaaaatatttctctacaaagatttatttaaatttcatacaGTATTACTAACGACtttagaataaattaaaataaactatgaTGCCGTTTtgataattttaagaatataGTACTACTAATATCTAATGAGTGACTAGAAATACTTTCTATATACAAGAAGTAGATATGCAATCTAGATTAttctctttaattattattaaaaataatagaatttGAGTTTTTCTATGAGATACCTATTTGAGAAAACGGCAAATTCGTTATCGATCGAAGAAATGTGAATATGTAGATGTTACAGTTAAGTGACAAAGTTCGTATTTGGCAATATACCagttaaaatgtattatttaagtTTCCAGGAAATTGGGACATTGtcattgagttttattttcttttaatctcttcATAGAAAGGAGAGAGTAATGCTTAAGTCCCTTTACAGTACCCTCAAGTTTGTTTGTGAAGAGAGTGTGGGGTATCTTTAAATCAGAAAACTGGCTAGCAACAACGGGAAATCATATTCTAAAGGAACTTAAAGACCAAGCGTTGGTGTTTCACGGGGCGATTGATAAAATAGACCACGGtgagagttgaactcagaacgcagtgagcCAGAACACACTGAGCAAGGCTTCTCATCCGGCACCCTCACGTCTCTAGTCCACCGCCCTagactaatactttatttattgacccctgaaagacGAAAGGTACAATTTATTACCCCAacgagatttgaattcaaaaggtaaGGTGCCGGTCTATCACACTGAAGAATTTTGAATGCATAACTCTCGTAAGGTTAGCAAATACGCTTTGTAACTTTTCCAATTAGATTCATATGTAACCCGAAGAAAGAATTTTTGGAGCAATCTCCCATCCATTGTAATTTTTTGCTAGGTTAGATAGAGACCATTTTTAAATCACAAAGGGGGGAAAAAAGTCACTGTAATGTGACAGGAGATACACCATAACACAAGTGGTGGAAGCAGAATCCCTCTTTGGTTTTATTTTACTcaacaatacaaacaacaatttATTATATGACATTGCAAAAAGCTTGAACGAAGCCGGATATTCTTCCAGCATATGATAAATAGAAAAACTATTGAACTTCAAATTTAATACGATCGTAATACAAGCTAAAAACcacaaaaggcaaaaaaaaaaaggaaggtggAGGGGGCTtggatatttcaatatttatccTTACCTTCTACCATCAAATAATTAGTGAAATATGTAACATAGAGGGGAACAACTTTTACAACTTGAAACCGAGTAATAACGTATCAAAATTGTAGAAATAACTTTTAGACATTTataagaatgaagaaaagaaataaaacagtgtAACTActtctaaatatgaaatatttaataagcaAAAAATGTACTATTGTCTTTTATCCATAAAGCAAATTTTCTTTAAcatgagtgaaaaacaaaaatcaaaaaaagagTGGAATAAACGATGTTCTTTAAAACTAAGTGAACAAGGGAAACTACTTATGCTATTTCGAGTTACCTCCCGTAAATATCCTACATTAAGGCTAACGATCCAAAATGTTAACAAAAGTACGTTAACAATTTGTGATCGCATATCAATGATCAGCCCCTTTTGTTGTATgaaatgtatgaatatgaaaGTGCAGCCCTTAAAATGTAGTCAGGTTAATATCTGCAATGTCAATGTATGTGGTAAGTATATTAAAAACATTAGAGTAAGTAAAGATAAAGCCTTACCTGTCTGACAGAATTTATCTGTCCACTGTTTaggacatatacatttatttggaGCCCCGCATTCGCCCCCATTTTGACAGGGATTGCTGCATACAGctgcatatttaaaaaaagagtaaGTAGAAAATATGTAcgacaaaataattaattaattaattaattaattaattaataaaagctTATCTCATATATTTCTGTtcgtattttaatttattttaatttcaatgccTCGCAGCGCGATCGGCCAATAGATCATAAAGAAAGATTAACTTTTCATGCTGTAATATAAATAGGATAATGTACTAAAGTAAACTTTAAGTAACATTTGTCAAATCTATCATGTCCAAGTTCACataattattcatacatacatacatacatacatacatacatttgattatgcgcacatgcacatatgttggAATTAATATctgcacatgtatatctatctatctatctatctatctatctatctttgtatatatatgtgtgtgtgggtatacacacacacacatatatgtataagaccagcaagttcaggggagtattttatcgaccccgaaaggatgaaaggcaaagtcatcctcagaACAAAGACGGATATGCTGATatgcattttgcctagcatgttaacaattctgccatttttctgcctttgtataaataaataaatatatatatatattaatatatattaatacatacatgcatgcatacatacatacatacatacatacatacatacacacatacaataattcTCACCCTTCCAAatgagaacagaataattgtttcagGTAGTATAggcatttcaaagggaatattccagggaaatagtctttctgtacttcttttcattttggcacagaatccattatcgttcctactgcagaaaacaaatggttacatgcaaggatcttcaactgctagaaatatcaatgtatcactcaggcagcatcaactaaacaacaacagcaaaaaaaaaaatattaatgcaatcctgaaaagtgaagtgagcaacattgtacaaGTTGGTAGTGAGCTCCccaagaagcactctcttcctgatgacctcctatacagccccaaaacagctgggctctcttacctcagagaagacctggatggaaggCACTCTGCATACACAAAATAGACTATGCACGGGTATGTTGCccagaagcttgaagaagacagtagaattgacatgaagtacagcctctcttggacacaagactactaaatcacatcacactttgaagactatgtgtttgcaatccaggaacaggagattgccatgaagtacctggtgaacaagagagacagtgatgctcttgtaatcccaaagTGCAACTGTATGTGTAgactatgtcatgtttctgtggaagacatcatgcatgtgattagcagctgtcctaaactGTTGTTACAGTAcgacctccctatgcggcacgatgttgtcgcTGAAACAATTTACAGTGTCAtctgcaaaaaagactgtcctgagataaacttagaaaatccctctgttatggaatacattcataaacaccaactcaaggaatactggtggatatttccatcaaaacttctgtcaaatgtaaacataaaaggctgggtattgttgtttgggacagcgGAGCAAAGGTATGTACTGTCATAGGTCAGCTGCCATGCAGATATAAAtacctctttgaaaatcagatatctatggacaactgcttcgaaacctccaacttctatatccagactatgaattcatattcataccaataataattggaatactaggttttgttagtaaatgcttaaaggagaatcgggataaactgggattttcagaaagtgATTGACCGGCTAATTCATACattaattcatacattacaagtgcaatctgtgagtgcatcagtaaaaatatgcaaatgtgtatttgtctgtattaaTTATATCCCAAAGagggagccttgtatctttgttggaaactggcttcCTCCTCAGT
The genomic region above belongs to Octopus bimaculoides isolate UCB-OBI-ISO-001 chromosome 2, ASM119413v2, whole genome shotgun sequence and contains:
- the LOC106875935 gene encoding epidermal growth factor-like protein 7 isoform X3; this encodes MFTPLLSSILTQRPALQFLCIVMFLTASIDAQIQFHRPGRHICQKRRVVKTPIREQEIISHPIYQRAMRPCRSSVTGYCSTLKLVQQKIVRYVTRLQTEHQVMYTCCPGWSQHSQRENTCLKPVCSNPCQNGGECGAPNKCICPKQWTDKFCQTVCLTCSLEYKQMQDDYKQLSGRVVVLEREKIEVHNNVSELYQNLKQCMKQKQQERKKPAETIKEKIPVDWEPVEITDKSLKSVERMIRSMRQQIGLLEERIEECEPQEVESST
- the LOC106875935 gene encoding epidermal growth factor-like protein 7 isoform X1, which produces MFTPLLSSILTQRPALQFLCIVMFLTASIDAQIQFHRPGRHICQKRRVVKTPIREQEIISHPIYQRAMRPCRSSVTGYCSTLKLVQQKIVRYVTRLQTEHQVMYTCCPGWSQHSQRENTCLKPVCSNPCQNGGECGAPNKCICPKQWTDKFCQTDVNECISGQHKCQHNCVNTHGSYKCSCNDGFKLMSDGFSCTLCLTCSLEYKQMQDDYKQLSGRVVVLEREKIEVHNNVSELYQNLKQCMKQKQQERKKPAETIKEKIPVDWEPVEITDKSLKSVERMIRSMRQQIGLLEERIEECEPQEVESST
- the LOC106875935 gene encoding epidermal growth factor-like protein 8 isoform X2; its protein translation is MQRHICQKRRVVKTPIREQEIISHPIYQRAMRPCRSSVTGYCSTLKLVQQKIVRYVTRLQTEHQVMYTCCPGWSQHSQRENTCLKPVCSNPCQNGGECGAPNKCICPKQWTDKFCQTDVNECISGQHKCQHNCVNTHGSYKCSCNDGFKLMSDGFSCTLCLTCSLEYKQMQDDYKQLSGRVVVLEREKIEVHNNVSELYQNLKQCMKQKQQERKKPAETIKEKIPVDWEPVEITDKSLKSVERMIRSMRQQIGLLEERIEECEPQEVESST